A section of the Girardinichthys multiradiatus isolate DD_20200921_A chromosome 5, DD_fGirMul_XY1, whole genome shotgun sequence genome encodes:
- the zgc:77849 gene encoding telomere attrition and p53 response 1 protein, whose amino-acid sequence MEERKEEGQAEIQEHGPEHWFSKWERQCLEEAEQDNPDEEEREQSPQKLWHLFQNSATAVAQLYKDRVCQQQGLSLWVPFQNAATAVTNLYKESVEAHQRSYDLGVHLGHQRRNKEVIAWVKKRRRTIRREDLISFLCGKVPPPRTARAPPIVAMVSASRPSPPETDNSVEADLQPFREAIALHGLSGAMASISVRSGPPGSPTHPAQSLSRRRNGLHDMDLNTFIAEEMALNLDSAATRKRGSAPHSDVITDSPTHKRNRML is encoded by the exons AtggaggagaggaaggaagagGGACAAGCTGAAATCCAAGAACACGGCCCCGAGCACTGGTTCTCAAAATGGGAACGACAGTGCCTGGAAGAAGCTGAACAGGACAATCCTGACGAAGAGGAAAGGGAGCAAAGTCCACAGAAACTGTGGCACCTCTTTCAGAACTCAGCTACCGCAGTTGCACAGCTTTACAAAG ATCGTGTGTGCCAGCAGCAAGGTCTCTCCCTCTGGGTGCCCTTCCAGAATGCGGCCACAGCTGTCACTAACCTGTATAAAG AGAGTGTAGAAGCCCACCAGCGGAGCTATGACCTGGGTGTCCATTTAGGCCACCAGCGCAGGAATAAGGAGGTGATTGCATGGGTCAAAAAGCGACGAAGAACTATTAGACGAGAAGATCTCATCAGCTTCCTCTGTGGCAAAGTTCCACCTCCGCGGACAGCTCGCGCACCACCTATAGTTGCTATGGTGTCTGCAAGTCGGCCATCACCACCAGAGACGGACAACTCTGTCGAGGCAGACCTGCAGCCTTTCAGAGAGGCTATAGCCCTGCATG gtCTCAGCGGCGCGATGGCCAGCATTTCAGTGCGCTCCGGCCCTCCGGGTTCCCCAACACACCCTGCCCAGTCTCTCAGTCGACGTAGAAACGGTCTCCACGACATGGACCTTAACACCTTTATAGCCGAAGAGATGGCACTTAATTTAGATTCTGCTGCCACCCGTAAACGGGGCTCTGCACCCCACAGTGACGTCATCACAGACTCACCCACTCATAAACGGAACAGGATGCTCTGA